From a single Vibrio toranzoniae genomic region:
- the gspD gene encoding type II secretion system secretin GspD — protein sequence MKHWFKKSAWLLAGSLICTPAAIASDFSASFKGTDIQEFINIVGRNLEKTIIVDPSVRGKIDVRSYDVLNEEQYYSFFLNVLEVYGYAVVEMDSGVLKVIKAKDSKTSAIPVVGERDSIKGDSVVTRVVTVRNVSVRELSPLLRQLNDNAGAGNVVHYDPANIILITGRAAVVNRLAEIIKRVDQAGDKEVEVVELKNASAAEMVRIVDALSKTNDAKNTPAFLQPKLVADERTNAILISGDPKVRSRLRKLIEQLDVEMATKGNNQVIYLKYAKAEDLVDVLKGVSDNLQSEKQSSTKGSSSQRNQVMISAHSDTNSLVITAQPDIMNALQDVIAQLDIRRAQVLIEALIVEMAEGDGVNLGVQWGNLETGAMIQYSNTGASIGGVMVGLEEAKDTETTTAVYDENGKFVRNETTTEQGDYSSLASALSGVNGAAMSVVMGDWTALISAVATDSNSNILSSPSITVMDNGEASFIVGEEVPVLTGSTAGSSNDNPFQTVERKEVGIKLKVVPQINEGDSVQLQIEQEVSNVLGANGAVDVRFAKRQLNTSVIVQDGQMLVLGGLIDERALESESKVPFLGDIPVLGHLFKSTSTQVEKKNLMVFIKPTIIRDGMTADGITQRKYNFIRAEQLYKSEQGLKLMDDDNIPVLPKFGESMNHPAEIQAFIDQMEQE from the coding sequence GTGAAGCATTGGTTTAAGAAAAGTGCGTGGTTATTGGCAGGAAGCTTAATCTGCACCCCCGCAGCCATCGCTAGTGATTTTAGTGCCAGTTTTAAGGGCACTGACATTCAAGAGTTTATTAATATTGTTGGCCGTAATCTAGAGAAGACGATCATCGTTGACCCATCGGTGCGCGGTAAAATCGATGTCCGTAGCTATGATGTACTCAACGAAGAACAATATTACAGCTTCTTCTTAAACGTCTTAGAAGTGTACGGCTACGCGGTCGTTGAAATGGACTCGGGTGTTCTCAAGGTAATCAAAGCTAAAGACTCAAAAACATCGGCAATCCCCGTTGTCGGTGAGCGTGATTCGATTAAAGGTGACAGCGTGGTTACACGTGTTGTGACCGTTCGCAATGTCTCGGTTCGCGAACTTTCTCCTTTGCTTCGTCAACTGAATGACAATGCTGGCGCGGGTAACGTCGTGCATTACGATCCCGCTAATATTATTTTGATTACTGGCCGTGCGGCGGTGGTCAATCGCTTAGCGGAAATCATCAAGCGTGTTGACCAAGCTGGTGATAAAGAGGTTGAGGTGGTTGAGTTAAAAAATGCGTCTGCGGCCGAAATGGTACGTATCGTGGATGCACTGAGCAAAACCAACGATGCTAAAAATACGCCAGCATTTCTGCAACCAAAATTAGTCGCTGATGAGCGTACCAATGCGATTCTTATCTCTGGTGACCCTAAAGTTCGTAGCCGTTTAAGAAAGCTTATCGAGCAACTTGATGTCGAAATGGCGACCAAGGGCAACAACCAAGTTATCTATCTTAAGTACGCAAAAGCTGAAGATCTTGTCGATGTGTTAAAGGGCGTGTCGGACAACCTACAGTCAGAGAAGCAATCATCGACTAAAGGCAGCTCGTCTCAACGCAACCAAGTGATGATCTCAGCGCACAGTGATACCAACTCTCTTGTTATTACCGCTCAGCCGGACATTATGAACGCATTGCAAGACGTGATCGCGCAACTGGATATTCGTCGTGCTCAAGTATTGATTGAAGCCTTGATTGTTGAAATGGCAGAAGGCGATGGCGTTAACCTTGGCGTGCAATGGGGTAACCTAGAAACGGGTGCCATGATTCAGTACAGCAATACTGGTGCATCGATTGGTGGTGTCATGGTGGGTTTAGAAGAAGCTAAAGATACTGAAACGACCACTGCGGTTTATGATGAGAACGGTAAGTTCGTACGAAACGAAACGACTACTGAACAAGGTGACTACTCAAGTTTGGCTTCTGCTCTTTCTGGTGTTAACGGTGCGGCTATGAGTGTGGTAATGGGTGATTGGACTGCATTGATCAGTGCGGTAGCCACCGATTCCAATTCAAACATCCTATCTTCTCCAAGCATCACAGTAATGGATAACGGCGAAGCGTCGTTCATTGTGGGTGAAGAGGTTCCGGTTTTAACCGGTTCGACGGCGGGTTCAAGTAACGACAACCCATTCCAGACCGTTGAGCGTAAAGAAGTGGGTATCAAGCTGAAAGTCGTGCCGCAAATCAATGAAGGTGACTCGGTTCAGCTGCAAATCGAACAAGAAGTATCGAACGTATTGGGCGCAAACGGCGCGGTTGATGTGCGCTTTGCTAAGCGTCAGCTGAATACATCGGTGATTGTTCAAGATGGTCAAATGCTGGTGTTGGGTGGTTTGATTGATGAGCGAGCATTGGAGAGTGAGTCTAAAGTCCCGTTCTTGGGTGATATTCCAGTACTTGGACATTTGTTCAAATCAACCAGTACTCAGGTTGAGAAAAAGAATCTAATGGTCTTCATTAAACCAACCATCATTCGTGATGGCATGACAGCAGATGGTATCACTCAGCGTAAATACAACTTCATCCGTGCTGAGCAGCTGTATAAGTCTGAGCAAGGTTTGAAACTGATGGATGACGACAATATCCCAGTATTACCTAAGTTTGGCGAAAGCATGAATCACCCAGCTGAAATCCAAGCGTTCATCGATCAAATGGAACAAGAATAA
- the gspE gene encoding type II secretion system ATPase GspE translates to MAELVGAARTYQRLPFSFANRYKMVLEYQHPERAPILYYVEPLKSAAIIEVSRVVKSGFTPQAITADEFDKKLTDAYQRDSSEARQLMEDIGADNDDFFSLAEELPQDEDLLESEDDAPIIKLINAMLGEAIKEGASDIHIETFEKSLCIRFRVDGVLRDVLAPSRKLAPLLVSRVKVMAKLDIAEKRVPQDGRISLRIGGRAVDVRVSTMPSSHGERVVMRLLDKNATRLDLHSLGMTAENHENFRKLIQRPHGIILVTGPTGSGKSTTLYAGLQELNSNERNILTVEDPIEFDIDGIGQTQVNPKVDMTFARGLRAILRQDPDVVMIGEIRDLETAEIAVQASLTGHLVMSTLHTNTAIGAITRLRDMGIEPFLISSSLLGVLAQRLVRTLCHHCKEPYEADKEQKKLFGLKKKESLTLYHAKGCEECGHKGYRGRTGIHELLMIDESVQELIHSEAGEQAIEKAIRGTTPSIREDGLSKVLKGVTSLEEVMRVTKEV, encoded by the coding sequence ATGGCTGAATTGGTAGGGGCGGCACGCACTTATCAGCGCTTGCCGTTTAGCTTTGCAAATCGCTATAAGATGGTGTTGGAATATCAGCATCCAGAGCGTGCGCCGATACTTTATTATGTTGAACCACTGAAATCAGCGGCGATCATAGAAGTCAGCCGTGTTGTGAAAAGTGGTTTCACACCACAAGCGATTACTGCAGATGAATTTGATAAAAAACTGACCGATGCTTATCAGCGTGACTCATCAGAAGCGCGTCAACTGATGGAAGACATTGGTGCTGACAACGACGATTTCTTCTCTCTGGCAGAAGAGCTTCCTCAAGATGAAGATTTACTCGAATCGGAGGATGACGCGCCTATCATCAAATTAATCAATGCGATGTTGGGTGAAGCGATCAAAGAAGGTGCTTCGGATATTCATATCGAAACCTTTGAAAAGTCACTCTGTATCCGTTTCCGAGTTGATGGTGTGCTACGTGATGTTCTCGCGCCGAGTCGTAAACTGGCTCCGTTGTTGGTTTCACGTGTAAAGGTGATGGCTAAGCTGGATATTGCGGAAAAACGCGTGCCACAAGATGGTCGTATTTCTCTGCGTATCGGTGGTCGAGCGGTCGATGTTCGTGTATCTACCATGCCTTCTTCTCACGGTGAACGCGTGGTAATGCGCTTGTTGGATAAGAACGCGACTCGTCTAGACTTACATAGCTTAGGCATGACGGCAGAGAACCACGAGAACTTCCGTAAGCTGATTCAACGTCCGCACGGCATTATCTTGGTGACGGGGCCTACGGGGTCTGGTAAATCAACGACCTTGTACGCTGGCCTGCAAGAGCTCAACAGTAACGAGCGCAATATCTTAACGGTTGAAGACCCAATCGAATTTGATATCGATGGCATTGGCCAGACTCAAGTAAACCCTAAGGTTGATATGACCTTTGCCCGTGGTTTACGTGCCATTCTTCGTCAGGATCCCGATGTCGTCATGATTGGTGAGATCCGAGATCTGGAAACGGCAGAAATCGCGGTACAAGCCTCTTTGACAGGTCACTTAGTGATGTCGACCTTGCACACCAATACCGCCATTGGTGCGATTACCCGTCTGCGCGATATGGGGATTGAACCCTTCCTAATCTCTTCTTCACTACTTGGTGTTCTGGCTCAGCGTTTAGTTCGCACCTTGTGTCACCACTGTAAAGAACCTTATGAAGCCGATAAAGAACAGAAGAAACTGTTTGGATTGAAGAAAAAAGAAAGCCTGACCCTTTATCATGCGAAAGGTTGTGAAGAGTGTGGTCACAAGGGCTACCGAGGCCGTACCGGTATCCATGAACTATTGATGATTGATGAATCGGTGCAAGAGTTGATTCACAGCGAAGCGGGCGAGCAAGCGATTGAGAAAGCAATTCGTGGCACAACACCAAGTATTCGAGAGGATGGCTTGAGCAAAGTTCTGAAAGGGGTAACTTCCCTAGAAGAAGTGATGCGCGTGACCAAGGAAGTTTAG
- the gspF gene encoding type II secretion system inner membrane protein GspF has product MAAFEYKALDAKGKSKKGSIEADNARQARQRLKEQGLMPVEMAEAKAKAAKGTQPSTSFKRGISTPDLALITRQISTLVQSGMPLEECLKAVAEQSEKPRIRTMLLAVRSKVTEGYSLANSLSDYPHIFDELFRAMVAAGEKSGHLDAVLERLADYAENRQKMRSKLLQAMIYPVVLVVFAVTIVSFLLATVVPKIVEPIIQMGQELPQSTQFLLASSEFIQNWGIQLLLLTIGVIVLVKTALKKPAARMSWDRKLLSIPLIGKIAKGINTSRFARTLSICTSSAIPILEGMKVAVDVMSNHHVKQQVLQASDSVREGASLRKALDQTKLFPPMMLHMIASGEQSGQLEQMLTRAADTQDQNFESTVNIALGIFTPALIALMAGLVLFIVMATLMPMLEMNNLMSG; this is encoded by the coding sequence ATGGCGGCATTTGAATACAAAGCGCTGGATGCCAAAGGCAAGAGCAAAAAGGGTTCTATCGAAGCTGATAATGCTCGTCAGGCTCGTCAGCGCTTAAAAGAGCAAGGCTTGATGCCGGTTGAGATGGCCGAAGCTAAAGCAAAAGCGGCGAAAGGCACACAACCTTCGACCAGTTTTAAGCGTGGTATCAGTACACCTGATCTTGCTTTAATTACTCGCCAAATATCAACGCTCGTTCAATCGGGTATGCCACTCGAAGAATGCTTAAAAGCGGTTGCCGAGCAATCGGAAAAGCCACGTATTCGAACTATGCTGTTGGCCGTTCGCTCTAAGGTGACGGAAGGCTACTCACTCGCTAACAGCCTGTCTGATTATCCCCATATTTTTGATGAACTATTCCGGGCCATGGTTGCGGCTGGTGAGAAATCGGGGCATTTAGATGCAGTATTGGAGCGATTAGCCGATTACGCTGAGAATCGCCAAAAGATGCGCTCTAAGCTGCTGCAAGCGATGATCTACCCAGTGGTGCTGGTGGTATTTGCAGTGACGATTGTTTCCTTCTTGCTTGCGACCGTAGTACCAAAGATCGTTGAGCCGATTATCCAAATGGGCCAAGAGCTGCCTCAATCGACACAATTTTTATTAGCATCGAGTGAATTTATTCAGAATTGGGGAATCCAATTGCTGTTGTTGACCATTGGTGTGATTGTTCTGGTTAAGACCGCGCTGAAAAAGCCAGCCGCTCGCATGAGTTGGGATCGCAAATTATTGAGCATTCCTCTGATCGGCAAAATAGCCAAAGGGATCAATACCTCTCGCTTTGCACGCACACTCTCTATCTGTACTTCGAGTGCGATTCCAATCCTTGAAGGAATGAAAGTCGCGGTTGACGTGATGTCGAATCACCATGTTAAACAACAAGTATTACAGGCATCGGATAGTGTCAGAGAAGGGGCTAGCCTACGTAAAGCGCTCGACCAAACTAAGCTTTTCCCTCCAATGATGCTGCATATGATCGCCAGTGGTGAGCAGAGTGGCCAATTGGAACAGATGTTGACCAGAGCAGCAGACACCCAAGATCAAAACTTTGAGTCGACAGTCAATATCGCCTTAGGTATTTTTACCCCGGCTCTTATCGCGTTGATGGCAGGCTTAGTGCTATTCATTGTGATGGCGACTCTGATGCCGATGCTTGAAATGAATAATTTAATGAGCGGTTAA
- the gspG gene encoding type II secretion system major pseudopilin GspG, whose product MKTKMKKQSGFTLLEVMVVVVILGILASFVVPNLLGNKEKADQQKAITDIVALENALDMYKLDNSVYPTTDQGLDALVSKPTSSPEPRNYRDGGYIKRLPNDPWGNEYQYLSPGDNGTIDIFTLGVDGQEGGEGIAADVGNWNIQDFQ is encoded by the coding sequence ATGAAAACTAAAATGAAGAAACAGTCAGGCTTTACCTTATTAGAAGTGATGGTTGTTGTGGTTATCCTTGGTATTTTAGCGAGCTTTGTTGTCCCTAACTTACTGGGTAACAAAGAGAAGGCTGACCAACAGAAAGCCATCACGGACATTGTAGCGCTAGAGAACGCGCTGGATATGTACAAACTGGATAACAGCGTTTACCCAACAACGGATCAAGGCCTTGATGCACTGGTTTCTAAGCCAACAAGTAGCCCTGAGCCTCGTAATTACCGCGATGGTGGTTACATCAAACGTCTGCCGAACGACCCATGGGGTAACGAGTACCAATACCTAAGCCCAGGTGATAACGGCACTATCGATATCTTTACTCTAGGTGTTGATGGCCAAGAAGGTGGTGAAGGTATTGCTGCCGATGTTGGTAACTGGAACATACAAGATTTTCAATAA
- a CDS encoding prepilin-type N-terminal cleavage/methylation domain-containing protein — MKTKQTQPGFTLIEILLVLVLLSLTAVAVIATIPTNSKDVAKQYAQSFYQRVLLLNEEAILSGLDFGVRVDEKKSTYVLMALKSEGWQEVEFEKIPSSTELPEELALSLTLGGGVWEDDDRLFNPGSLFDEDMFADLEEEKKPKPPQVYILSSAEVTPFVLSFYPNTGDTIQDGWRIRVLDNGVIRLLEPGEEDEEEE; from the coding sequence GTGAAAACTAAGCAAACACAGCCAGGTTTCACCTTAATTGAGATTCTTTTGGTGTTGGTATTATTATCATTAACGGCGGTTGCGGTGATCGCGACCATTCCTACCAATAGTAAAGATGTCGCTAAACAATACGCTCAAAGCTTTTATCAGCGAGTTCTATTACTCAATGAAGAGGCTATCTTGAGTGGATTGGACTTTGGCGTTCGTGTTGATGAAAAGAAATCGACCTATGTACTGATGGCGCTTAAGTCAGAAGGGTGGCAGGAGGTCGAATTCGAAAAGATCCCCTCTTCAACGGAATTACCTGAAGAACTTGCTTTGTCACTGACCTTAGGGGGTGGCGTGTGGGAAGACGATGATCGGTTGTTTAATCCAGGAAGCTTATTTGATGAAGATATGTTTGCTGATCTTGAAGAGGAAAAGAAACCGAAACCACCACAGGTTTATATCTTGTCGAGTGCTGAAGTAACCCCCTTTGTTCTATCATTTTATCCCAATACGGGTGACACCATACAAGATGGCTGGCGCATTCGAGTGTTAGACAATGGTGTCATTCGCTTGCTTGAACCAGGAGAAGAAGATGAAGAAGAGGAATAA